The proteins below come from a single Drosophila miranda strain MSH22 chromosome Y unlocalized genomic scaffold, D.miranda_PacBio2.1 Contig_Y1_pilon, whole genome shotgun sequence genomic window:
- the LOC117191158 gene encoding guanylate kinase-associated protein mars-like encodes MCTYKTETLTPATNPQKEQENAPAFVPPKRHSLYVLSKKTQCTQTAAERKQPLATQLRTQGHPSRLRAQPAATMAKLQHATSRLQPVTVKTQTSNMKHQTSARNVQPATVKPAPSRALPLKPTAGPKPKAADLVVGPSANGVVHLPNVRTQPFEKPAVSKPTLKIPAVKPKPIQGGGGGGAAGKFKSTAVAKGPAIKNKLASQLSTRMKAKSNVSKYVGLQKNV; translated from the coding sequence ATGTGCACATATAAAACCGAAACACTTACACCTGCGACAAACCCCCAGAAAGAGCAGGAGAACGCTCCGGCATTTGTGCCGCCAAAAAGGCACTCCTTATATGTTTTGTCAAAAAAAACTCAGTGTACGCAGACGGCAGCGGAGAGGAAACAGCCTTTGGCAACCCAATTGCGTACCCAGGGTCATCCATCCAGATTGCGCGCTCAGCCTGCGGCAACCATGGCAAAGCTGCAACATGCAACGTCGCGTCTTCAACCGGTCACTGTGAAGACCCAAACATCAAACATGAAACATCAAACATCAGCAAGGAATGTCCAGCCAGCCACAGTGAAGCCTGCACCTTCACGTGCATTGCCCTTGAAGCCTACAGCAGGCCCAAAGCCCAAGGCAGCAGATTTGGTCGTTGGACCTTCTGCAAATGGGGTTGTTCATTTGCCAAATGTGAGGACGCAACCATTCGAAAAGCCGGCCGTGAGTAAGCCCACCTTAAAAATACCAGCAGTGAAACCAAAGCCCATTCAAGGAGGCGGCGGAGGGGGAGCTGCGGGAAAATTTAAGTCGACCGCAGTAGCAAAAGGGCCGGCAATAAAAAACAAGCTTGCCAGCCAATTGTCGACCAGAATGAAGGCCAAGAGCAACGTCAGCAAGTACGTAGGTCTTCAAAAGAATGTTTGA